GCGGCCGGGTGGAGCAAGGCCAAATGACGCGCGACGGCGCTCAACCGTTGGCGCGCGGCCACCCGGTGACGCGCATGGGCCGCGTCCAGACGCCGGGTCAAGGCGACCAGACGATGGCGCAGATGATCGCCCGAGGGCGCCACCAGCTCGGCTGCGGCCGAAGGGGTCGCCGCGCGTCGGTCCGCGACCAGATCGGCGATGCTGATGTCGCTCTCGTGGCCGACCCCGGTGACGACCGGGATGGCGGAGGCGCGGATCGCGCGCGCCAGGGCCTCGTCGTTGAAGGCGTTGAGGTCTTCGAGCGAGCCGCCGCCGCGGGCCAGGATGAGCACGTCGCACTCGGCGCGGGCATTCGCCGCCGCCAACGCGGCGAGCAGGGACGCCGGAGCGGCCTCGCCCTGCACCTGAGCCGGATAGATGACCACGGGCAAGGCCGCGAACCGGCGCTTCAAGACGGCGAGCAGGTCGCGCACCGCCGCCCCGGTGGGCGAGGTGATTAGACCGACCCGTTTTGGAAAGGCCGGAATCGGCCGCTTGGCGGCCTCGTCGAATAAACCCTCCGCGGCCAACGTGCGCTTCAGCCGCTCGAATTCGAGCCGGAGCGCACCCTCGCCGCCCGGCTCCATGTGATCGATGACCAACTGAAAATCGCCGCGCGGCTCGAAGAGCGTCGCCCGGCCGCGAACCAACACCTCTTGACCGTTCGTCGGACGGAAATTCAGGAGCATCCGCTTAGGGCGAAACATCGCACACCGGACCTGCGCCGCCGCATCTTTGAGCGTGAAATAGATGTGACCGGAGGCCGGCTGCGCCAGATTCGACAGCTCGCCTTGGACCCAAAGCACGGGAAAGCTCCCGTCGAGCACCGCACGCACCTCGCTCGCCAAGCGGGCGACGCTGTAGATATCGCGGTAATCGTCGAGGGCGCGGACAGGTCGTTCGAGCGGCATAGGCAGGATTCGCAATCAAAAGCTTCGTAACGTCGACGTCGTTTCCATCGTCGTCGTTGACTTGACGTCCTATGGAGTTTACCTCCGCCCGTTGAAATTCTATACTTTCGGGTTACTTTCCTGTTCTGGTCACTGATTGCGGAGCCTCCACATGCGCCTGATCCAGGAAGCACTCACCTTCGACGACGTCCTCCTTGTTCCGGCGCACTCGCGGGTGCTCCCGAACGAGGTCGATTTTCAGACCAAGCTGACCCGCGAAATCTCGCTGAAGATTCCCCTTGTGTCGGCCGCGATGGATACGGTCACCGAGGCACGCCTGGCGATCGCAATGGCGCTGGAAGGCGGCATCGGGATCATCCACAAAAACATGAACGCCGAGCGCCAGGCCCGCGAGGTCATGGCGGTCAAACGTTACGAGAGCGGGATCATCCGCAACCCCATCACGGTCGGTCCCGGAACCAGCATCGGCGAGGTGATGAAGCTGACCCACGCGCACAACATCTCGGGCGTGCCGGTCACGGAAAACGGCCTGCTGGTCGGGATCGTCACGGGGCGCGATCTGCGCTTCGAGACCCGCATGTTCGAGCCGGTCTCGACCATCATGACCCCGCACGAACGTTTGGTCACGGTACGCGAAGGCGCAAGTCGCGAGGACGTCCAGCGGCTTCTGCACGAGCACCGCATCGAGAAGGTCCTGGTGATCAACGACCGCTTCGAGCTGCGCGGCCTGATCACGGTCAAGGACATCCAGAAGGCGAAGGACTTCCCGAAGGCCTCGCGCGACGCCCAAGAGCGGTTGCGCTGCGGTGCGGCCGTGAGCGTCGGCAAGGGAACTGACGAGCGCGTCGCCGCCCTGGTCGAGGCCGGGGTGGACGTGATCGTGGTCGATACGGCCCACGGGCATTCCCAGGGTGTGCTGGATCGCGTCGAGTGGGTGAAGGTCCGCTACCCCGAGGTTCAGGTCATCGGCGGAAACATCGCGACGGCGGATGCGGCCCGAGCACTGGTCGACGCAGGGGCCGATGCGGTGAAGGTCGGGATCGGCCCGGGGTCCATCTGCACCACGCGCATTGTCGCCGGTGTCGGCGTCCCGCAGATCACGGCGGTCTCCAACGTCAACGAGGCGCTGGAGGGCACGGGTGTGCCGCTGATCGCCGACGGCGGTCTGCGTTTCTCCGGAGACGTCGCCAAGGTCATCGCCGCGGGGGCCCACAGCGTCATGATCGGCGGGCTTTTTGCCGGCACGGACGAGGCTCCGGGCGAGGTCGAAATCTATCAGGGACGCTCCTACAAGTCCTATCGCGGGATGGGCTCGCTCGGCGCCATGGGCTCGAACGAGGGGTCGAGCGATCGCTACTTCCAGGAAGATACCGAAAAGGAAAAGCTGGTCCCGGAGGGCATCGAAGGGCGTGTGCCCTACAAGGGCAGCGTGCTGAACGTCATCCATCAATTGGTCGGCGGTCTGGGCTCGAGTATGGGCTACACCGGCTGCGCGACGATCGAGGAGATGCGCACCAAACCGCAGTTCGTGCGGGTGAGCGCAGCGGGGATGCGCGAGTCGCATGTCCACGACGTGCAGATTACGAAAGAAGCGCCGAATTATCGCATCGACAATTGATGTCATGCACCGGATTGCGCTTGGGGCGCAATCCGGCGCATGACATCAAGATGCTTTCTGAGGGTTTTCCCGGCGTACTGTGAGGTGATTTTCGGGAATGGAACGACCTGCATGTAGGGGCGAATTTATTCGCCCCTACCGGTCTTCCAAACATACCAAGCGGGATATCGATTCCCGGAAATCACCTTAAAGATGCCGTTGCGACCGATCACCGATTTCCTCTCTCTACCCCCGCCCCCCCTTTCGGAACCGTCACCCAATCATGACCAATATTCACGCCGACCGCATTCTGATTCTCGACTTCGGGTCGCAGTACACGCAACTGATCGCGCGGCGCGTGCGCGAGGCGGGGGTCTATTGCGAGTTGCATCCGCATGACATGGGGGCGTCGGCGATCCGGGAGTTTGCACCGAGCGGCGTTATTCTATCCGGTGGTCACCAGTCCGTTCATGAGGACGAGACGCCCCGCGCGGATCCTCTGGTGTTCGATTTGGGCGTGCCCGTGCTGGGCATCTGTTACGGCATGCAGACCATGGCCGCGCAGCTCGGCGGCAGCGTCGCGCCTTCGACCCATCGCGAGTACGGCTATGCGCAGGTCCGTGCACGCGGCCACTCGCGCCTGCTGCGCGATATCGAGGACCACACCAGCCCCGAGGGCTACGGACTGTTGGACGTCTGGATGAGCCACGGCGACCGGGTCGAGACCCTCCCCGCGGGCTTTCAGGTCATCGCAGAGACCGCCAACGCGCCCTTGGCCGGCATCGCCGACGAGGAGCGCCGCTTCTACGGCGTGCAGTTCCACCCGGAGGTGACCCACACCCGCCAGGGCCAGCGGGTCATCGAACGCTTCATTCACGCGATCTGCGGCTGCGGCCGTCTCTGGACCCCCGGCAACATCATCGAAGACAGCATCGCCAAGGTGCGCGCTCAGGTCGGCAGCGACGCCGTCCTGCTCGGACTCTCGGGCGGCGTGGACTCCAGCGTCGTCGCCGCCCTGCTGCACCGCGCCATCGGCAGCCAGCTGACCTGCGTCTTCGTCGACAACGGACTGCTGCGGCTCGGCGAGGGCGATCAGGTCATGAGCACCTTCGCGCGCCACATGGGCGTGCGGGTGGTCCGGGTCGATGCCGAAGACCGCTTCCTCGGCCGGCTCAAGGGCGTGACCGACCCGGAGCAGAAGCGCAAGATCATCGGCAACACCTTTATCGAGGTCTTCGACGACGAGGCGAGCAAGCTCGCCAATGTGCAATGGCTCGCCCAAGGCACCATCTACCCGGACGTGATCGAATCCGCCGGCGCCAAATCCGGCAAGGCCACGGTCATCAAATCCCACCACAACGTAGGCGGGCTGCCGGAGGAGATGAACCTCAAGCTCGTCGAGCCCCTGCGCGAGCTCTTCAAAGACGAAGTTCGCAAGATCGGCATCGAGCTCGGCCTGCCCTCCGAGATGGTCTATCGTCACCCCTTCCCGGGTCCCGGCCTCGCCGTGCGCATCCTGGGCGAAGTCCAAAAGGACGACGCCGTCACCCTGCGCAAGGCCGACCACATCTTCATCGAAGAGCTGCGCCGCGCCGACCTCTACGATCAGGTCTCCCAAGCCTTCGCCGTCTTCCTGCCGGTGCGCTCCGTCGGCGTCGTCGGCGACAAGCGCCAATATGCCCACGTGATCGCGTTGCGTGCGGTCGAAACACTCGACTTCATGACGGCGCGCTGGGCGCACCTCCCCTACGACTTCCTGGACCTGGTGTGCCGGCGGATCGTCAACGAGGTCCCCGGCGTCTCCCGCGTCGTCTACGACATCACCGGCAAACCGCCGGGGACGATCGAGTGGGAGTGAGCGCGCGGCATAGAAGGATCTAATCAAACAAGACCCGCCGGCGTAGGATGGGTAGAGCGCGGCGAAACCCATCATCCCTGCTCCGACCCCCAAGAGATGCGTCAAGCATTCCGCATCGTGCCCGGCCGTCGGCAAGGGATCGTGATTCGAGTTCTGCTTAGCCCTCGACAAAAACGAACGATCATCCGACCAAACAGTCGACGCGATCCCGCAGAGCACCATGCTGACATCCATCCAGCTGAACGATTTCAAAAGCTTCCGAGATCAGACGATCCCGCTTGCGCCGCTGACCCTGTTGGTTGGCGCAAACGCCTCGGGTAAGAGCAATCTCTTCGATGCGATTCGATTTCTTCAGGGCGTCGGACTCGGTCACCCCTTCACCGAAATACTCCTTCCTCGTTGGGAGGCCGGACGGGAAGCCTGGCCGGGGATACGGGGCGGGATTCACGAGGTCGCATTCTGTCACGGCAACAGCTTTGGACTTTCGACGGTTTGGAGCCTTTGCCGTCGTGACCCTCTCATGCGGGAGGCAGAGGCCCAGAGACTTGTAGGGGTCTTCGACTATCCCGAGGTGCGGCTCGCCCATCGAATCAAGTGCCGAACCGAGGACCAGGTCCTTCTGATCGACGAACGCCTGACGGATACCGACGAAGGTAATCAGCTCTTTGCAACCGGCGGGTCCAGTCCATCGCCGCAGCCCCGCAGCACAGACTTCGTCCCGATCTTGACCGACCTCTTGCCGGAGAACCCCGGAAGACGCACTACGTCGGTTTGTGATGCTGCACGCAGTGTCCTCGGTCAGATTCACACGCTGAGAGTGGACGGCGCACACGAACGCGTTGCCATGGACAGCATCCGATTGGCTGTGGCCATGAGGAGTTCCCTCTTCCTCGATATCAGTCCTGCGCGCATGCGCGCTTATCAAGCCATCCAGACCCGGGACTTGGGCGAACAAGGAGAGAATATCTCCCCGGTACTTCGCAGATACTGCCAAGACAGCGACAAAAAAGCCGACCTCATCGATTGGCTCTCCGAGCTTTGCGGACCGGCGATCACCGATATCCGTTTCGACGAAAACGCGCAGCAGGAGGTCTTGCTCCAGGTCATCGAGACGAACGGAATGCCGATCAGTGCTCGCAGCCTATCCGACGGGACACTCCGCTTCCTCGGCATTCTGGCCGCCCTGATCACGGCTCCCGAGGGCTCGATGGTCCTGATCGAGGAGATCGAAAATGGCCTTCACCCGACGCGCATTCATCTTCTGGTCGAGCTCTTGGAGCATGTCACGAGAGATCGCGGTATCCAGGTGCTGGCCACAACCCACTCCCCGTGGCTGCTCCAACACCTCTGCGACGAGAGCCTCGGCAATGCGGTTGTTTTCGGCCGCGTTCCCGAAGAGGAAGGCACAATCGCCCGTCGCCTCAGAGATCTGAAGGATTTCGAAGCGGTTGCCGACCGAGCCGCTGTCGATCGCCTTTTCTCGACCGGCTGGCTAGAGCGAGCCTTGTGAAGGTCTTGATCATCCGCGAAGACCCAACCCACGATCAGTACATCATCAAACCCGTCGTGGAGCGGATCTCCCAAGAGATCGGGCGCAAGGTGCGTGTCGATGTGTTGCGCGACCCGCACCTTCGGGGCGTCGACCAGGCGTTGGATCCCAAGACGATCGCGGAAATCATCGACGACAACCCGATGATCGACGTCTTCCTGTTGATCGTGGATCTCGACTGCAATCGCCATCACAACAAGGAGCGCGCCGATGATCGCGAACAAGAGCACCGCGACCGAATCCTGACTTGTCTCGCCGTGCAGGAAGTCGAAG
The sequence above is drawn from the Thiocapsa rosea genome and encodes:
- the xseA gene encoding exodeoxyribonuclease VII large subunit encodes the protein MPLERPVRALDDYRDIYSVARLASEVRAVLDGSFPVLWVQGELSNLAQPASGHIYFTLKDAAAQVRCAMFRPKRMLLNFRPTNGQEVLVRGRATLFEPRGDFQLVIDHMEPGGEGALRLEFERLKRTLAAEGLFDEAAKRPIPAFPKRVGLITSPTGAAVRDLLAVLKRRFAALPVVIYPAQVQGEAAPASLLAALAAANARAECDVLILARGGGSLEDLNAFNDEALARAIRASAIPVVTGVGHESDISIADLVADRRAATPSAAAELVAPSGDHLRHRLVALTRRLDAAHARHRVAARQRLSAVARHLALLHPAARLQQRAQRLDQLEQRLVSLLSNRLARAQARLRPATARLVFASPGRRLEGLGIAVAALAERLARARTRLAETRRERLMRAVAGLEARSPLATLARGYAIVTRLPDGEIVRAPEEAPPGTRIEARLAMGRLRAIVEPENDNWHA
- the guaB gene encoding IMP dehydrogenase; amino-acid sequence: MRLIQEALTFDDVLLVPAHSRVLPNEVDFQTKLTREISLKIPLVSAAMDTVTEARLAIAMALEGGIGIIHKNMNAERQAREVMAVKRYESGIIRNPITVGPGTSIGEVMKLTHAHNISGVPVTENGLLVGIVTGRDLRFETRMFEPVSTIMTPHERLVTVREGASREDVQRLLHEHRIEKVLVINDRFELRGLITVKDIQKAKDFPKASRDAQERLRCGAAVSVGKGTDERVAALVEAGVDVIVVDTAHGHSQGVLDRVEWVKVRYPEVQVIGGNIATADAARALVDAGADAVKVGIGPGSICTTRIVAGVGVPQITAVSNVNEALEGTGVPLIADGGLRFSGDVAKVIAAGAHSVMIGGLFAGTDEAPGEVEIYQGRSYKSYRGMGSLGAMGSNEGSSDRYFQEDTEKEKLVPEGIEGRVPYKGSVLNVIHQLVGGLGSSMGYTGCATIEEMRTKPQFVRVSAAGMRESHVHDVQITKEAPNYRIDN
- the guaA gene encoding glutamine-hydrolyzing GMP synthase, producing the protein MTNIHADRILILDFGSQYTQLIARRVREAGVYCELHPHDMGASAIREFAPSGVILSGGHQSVHEDETPRADPLVFDLGVPVLGICYGMQTMAAQLGGSVAPSTHREYGYAQVRARGHSRLLRDIEDHTSPEGYGLLDVWMSHGDRVETLPAGFQVIAETANAPLAGIADEERRFYGVQFHPEVTHTRQGQRVIERFIHAICGCGRLWTPGNIIEDSIAKVRAQVGSDAVLLGLSGGVDSSVVAALLHRAIGSQLTCVFVDNGLLRLGEGDQVMSTFARHMGVRVVRVDAEDRFLGRLKGVTDPEQKRKIIGNTFIEVFDDEASKLANVQWLAQGTIYPDVIESAGAKSGKATVIKSHHNVGGLPEEMNLKLVEPLRELFKDEVRKIGIELGLPSEMVYRHPFPGPGLAVRILGEVQKDDAVTLRKADHIFIEELRRADLYDQVSQAFAVFLPVRSVGVVGDKRQYAHVIALRAVETLDFMTARWAHLPYDFLDLVCRRIVNEVPGVSRVVYDITGKPPGTIEWE
- a CDS encoding AAA family ATPase, which produces MLTSIQLNDFKSFRDQTIPLAPLTLLVGANASGKSNLFDAIRFLQGVGLGHPFTEILLPRWEAGREAWPGIRGGIHEVAFCHGNSFGLSTVWSLCRRDPLMREAEAQRLVGVFDYPEVRLAHRIKCRTEDQVLLIDERLTDTDEGNQLFATGGSSPSPQPRSTDFVPILTDLLPENPGRRTTSVCDAARSVLGQIHTLRVDGAHERVAMDSIRLAVAMRSSLFLDISPARMRAYQAIQTRDLGEQGENISPVLRRYCQDSDKKADLIDWLSELCGPAITDIRFDENAQQEVLLQVIETNGMPISARSLSDGTLRFLGILAALITAPEGSMVLIEEIENGLHPTRIHLLVELLEHVTRDRGIQVLATTHSPWLLQHLCDESLGNAVVFGRVPEEEGTIARRLRDLKDFEAVADRAAVDRLFSTGWLERAL